A genomic stretch from Bacillus sp. N1-1 includes:
- a CDS encoding 8-oxo-dGTP diphosphatase: protein MTIVQRVTNCILNDEANDRVLLLQKPRRGWWVAPGGKMESEESIRDSVIREFREETGVYLKNPKLKGIFTFIIKENEVTKSEWMMFTFLATEYDGESVEKSAEGKVAWVKTDDVSDLPMAPGDYHILDYMMKGHGIIYGTFTYTPDFKLLSYRLDPS, encoded by the coding sequence GTGACAATTGTGCAACGTGTAACAAACTGCATTTTAAACGACGAAGCAAATGATCGTGTACTCTTACTACAAAAGCCGCGCCGAGGTTGGTGGGTTGCACCAGGTGGAAAGATGGAATCGGAAGAATCCATCCGTGATTCGGTGATTCGCGAGTTCCGAGAAGAGACAGGTGTCTATTTAAAGAACCCCAAACTTAAAGGGATTTTCACATTCATTATTAAAGAAAATGAAGTAACTAAGTCTGAATGGATGATGTTTACGTTTCTTGCAACAGAATACGATGGGGAATCGGTTGAAAAGTCAGCAGAAGGAAAAGTAGCATGGGTAAAAACAGATGATGTGAGTGACCTTCCAATGGCTCCGGGAGATTATCATATTCTTGACTATATGATGAAAGGCCATGGAATAATTTATGGTACATTCACCTATACCCCCGATTTCAAATTACTTTCTTATCGGCTTGACCCGTCTTAA
- the trxB gene encoding thioredoxin-disulfide reductase: MSEKIYDVIIVGAGPAGMTAAVYTSRANLDVLMIERGIPGGQMANTEDVENYPGFDSILGPDLSTKMFEHAKKFGAQYQYGDVKEIRDNGDYKTVVSGNQEFHAKAIIVTSGAEYKKIGVPGEAEYSGRGVSYCAVCDGAFFKNKELVVVGGGDSAVEEGVYLTRFASKVTIVHRRDQLRAQKILQQRAFDNEKIDFIWNHTVKEILGENGKVNKTLLVNTVTGEEREFSADGVFIYIGMLPLNQAVSGLDITNEEGYIVTDENMATEVPGIYAAGDIRDKMLRQIVTATGDGSIAAQSVQHYIESLEDAGKEALV; encoded by the coding sequence ATGAGTGAAAAAATTTATGATGTCATTATTGTCGGTGCCGGGCCTGCAGGTATGACTGCAGCTGTATACACTTCTCGTGCTAATCTCGACGTTCTTATGATTGAACGCGGGATTCCGGGCGGACAAATGGCAAATACAGAAGATGTAGAAAACTATCCAGGTTTTGATAGCATTCTTGGTCCAGATCTTTCTACGAAAATGTTTGAGCACGCGAAGAAATTTGGCGCTCAATATCAATATGGTGATGTGAAAGAAATTCGCGATAACGGTGACTACAAGACAGTCGTATCTGGGAATCAAGAATTTCATGCGAAGGCCATTATTGTAACGAGTGGCGCTGAATACAAGAAGATTGGTGTTCCAGGTGAAGCAGAGTATAGCGGCCGCGGTGTTTCTTATTGCGCGGTTTGTGATGGAGCTTTCTTTAAGAACAAAGAGCTTGTTGTAGTTGGCGGTGGCGATTCAGCTGTTGAAGAAGGCGTGTATCTTACACGGTTTGCTTCTAAAGTAACCATCGTACACAGACGTGATCAGCTACGAGCACAGAAAATTCTTCAACAGCGCGCGTTTGATAATGAAAAAATTGATTTCATCTGGAACCATACGGTTAAAGAAATTCTAGGTGAAAATGGCAAGGTGAATAAAACGCTACTTGTAAACACGGTAACTGGTGAAGAGCGTGAATTCAGTGCGGACGGTGTCTTTATTTACATCGGTATGCTTCCATTAAACCAAGCTGTTAGTGGTCTTGATATTACGAACGAAGAAGGCTATATCGTTACAGACGAAAACATGGCGACGGAGGTTCCGGGTATCTATGCAGCAGGTGACATTCGTGACAAAATGCTTCGTCAAATCGTAACAGCAACTGGTGATGGTAGTATCGCTGCACAATCTGTTCAGCACTACATCGAATCACTAGAAGATGCTGGAAAAGAAGCACTAGTCTAA
- a CDS encoding tetratricopeptide repeat protein gives MRKELHASSEMKGRLIPFVQDGDYFYKKAMRAYQQRNLDKARQHLERAVKLVPEEVDYICQLAAVLSELGEYEASNEWLKFVLDDLDPEYYDCYFFLANNFAHMGLFKQTEEHARIYLKHEPEGEFMEEAEELVDLILFEQSEHLPQEIGEEEQLIQEHEAARKAIEAGHFLEAIELLERMTEVYSEFWPAYNNLALAYFYSEQYEEAVEVLDDVLTKNEGNLNAVCNLTLFYDFLGQHVKRDVMLERLKNVYPIHPDHSYKLGSTFGFLGEHELAFHWLRKVESTRHMWDVPFYHWLAVSAYQLNRPDLAKRYWKKVQTVDAKNEMAEHYLTELEAGTLHKNQVSYRSQMPQEVEDPEGKHDYHARMTHLMLLYTRRDPEGASILQTYCKRKDEPLLVKELSAYIAVTLADEPVQIIDDEGTYTVRTQTDFPEYVRSGMRVIAELEQADISDSDLHELIAMIWLPCYVKLSDSSEAFHNVKATAAAMFYMWHKVRQINVTQIEVANAFGVSGSTIYAYRKKLTSLLETNDL, from the coding sequence ATGAGGAAAGAACTTCATGCTTCTTCGGAAATGAAAGGCCGACTGATTCCGTTCGTTCAGGACGGAGATTATTTTTATAAAAAGGCCATGAGAGCCTATCAGCAACGGAATTTGGATAAAGCAAGACAGCATCTTGAACGTGCGGTTAAACTTGTCCCCGAAGAAGTCGATTATATATGTCAACTTGCAGCGGTCCTGTCGGAATTAGGCGAATATGAAGCATCAAATGAATGGCTGAAATTTGTTCTTGACGATCTTGATCCTGAATACTATGATTGCTACTTTTTCCTTGCGAACAACTTTGCACATATGGGTCTGTTTAAACAAACGGAAGAGCATGCAAGAATTTACCTTAAGCATGAGCCAGAAGGTGAGTTTATGGAAGAGGCCGAGGAGCTCGTCGACCTCATCTTGTTCGAGCAATCCGAGCATTTACCACAGGAGATTGGCGAAGAAGAACAGTTGATTCAAGAGCATGAAGCCGCTCGTAAAGCGATTGAAGCGGGGCATTTTCTTGAAGCAATTGAGTTACTTGAGCGGATGACAGAAGTTTATTCTGAGTTTTGGCCGGCGTACAATAACCTGGCCCTCGCTTATTTTTATAGTGAGCAGTATGAGGAAGCCGTCGAAGTACTCGATGACGTTTTAACGAAAAATGAAGGGAATCTAAACGCGGTTTGTAACTTAACGCTTTTCTATGATTTCCTCGGTCAACATGTTAAACGTGATGTGATGCTTGAGAGGCTTAAGAATGTCTACCCGATTCATCCTGATCATTCGTATAAATTAGGAAGCACGTTTGGGTTTTTGGGTGAACATGAGCTTGCCTTTCACTGGCTACGTAAAGTTGAGAGTACCCGACACATGTGGGACGTGCCGTTCTATCACTGGCTAGCCGTTTCTGCGTATCAACTGAATCGTCCTGATCTTGCAAAGCGTTACTGGAAAAAGGTTCAAACTGTTGATGCAAAGAATGAAATGGCAGAGCATTATCTGACAGAGCTAGAAGCGGGTACGCTTCATAAAAACCAGGTTAGCTACCGGTCACAGATGCCTCAAGAAGTGGAAGATCCTGAGGGGAAACACGATTATCATGCCAGAATGACGCATCTGATGCTTCTTTATACGAGACGAGATCCAGAAGGTGCTTCGATTCTACAAACCTATTGTAAACGAAAAGATGAACCTCTTCTTGTTAAAGAGCTTTCGGCGTATATTGCGGTCACACTTGCTGACGAACCGGTCCAAATCATAGATGATGAAGGGACGTATACGGTACGTACACAGACAGATTTCCCCGAATACGTACGATCAGGAATGCGTGTTATTGCTGAGCTAGAGCAGGCAGATATTAGTGACTCAGATTTGCATGAGCTAATTGCGATGATCTGGTTGCCTTGTTATGTTAAACTTTCAGATAGTAGCGAAGCCTTTCATAACGTGAAAGCAACTGCTGCTGCGATGTTTTACATGTGGCATAAAGTAAGACAAATAAACGTCACTCAAATCGAAGTCGCAAATGCGTTCGGTGTATCTGGATCGACCATATATGCTTACCGTAAAAAGTTAACTAGCTTACTTGAAACGAATGACCTCTGA
- the hisIE gene encoding bifunctional phosphoribosyl-AMP cyclohydrolase/phosphoribosyl-ATP diphosphatase HisIE produces MNTEMIQFDEKGLVPAIVQDATSKEVLTLAYMNKESLTKTIETKETWFYSRSREELWHKGATSGNTQHVLDLRYDCDQDAVLVLVNPEGPACHKGTYSCFSDTLLSEEGKPNADRFAILNTLEQTIAKREAERPDGAYTTYLFNEGVDKILKKVGEEASEVIIAAKNRDHQELTWESADLIFHLMVLLREQECALDDVLQVLEERHASK; encoded by the coding sequence ATGAATACCGAAATGATTCAATTTGATGAAAAAGGCCTTGTGCCAGCGATTGTACAGGATGCAACGAGTAAAGAAGTGTTAACACTAGCTTATATGAACAAAGAGTCTCTAACGAAAACAATCGAAACAAAGGAAACGTGGTTTTACAGTCGTTCGCGTGAAGAACTATGGCATAAGGGAGCGACTTCAGGCAATACACAGCACGTTCTTGATCTTCGCTATGACTGTGATCAAGACGCTGTTCTTGTGCTTGTAAATCCCGAAGGACCAGCCTGTCATAAAGGGACTTACTCTTGTTTCAGTGATACTTTGCTTTCAGAAGAAGGAAAGCCGAACGCGGATCGTTTTGCTATCCTCAATACACTTGAACAAACGATTGCTAAAAGAGAAGCCGAGCGTCCAGATGGAGCTTATACAACTTATCTCTTTAATGAAGGTGTTGATAAGATTCTAAAAAAGGTTGGCGAAGAAGCTTCTGAAGTCATTATTGCAGCTAAAAACCGCGACCATCAAGAACTTACGTGGGAATCAGCCGACTTGATTTTCCATTTGATGGTACTGTTAAGAGAGCAGGAATGTGCGCTCGATGACGTTCTTCAGGTACTTGAGGAACGACACGCTTCAAAATAA
- the hisF gene encoding imidazole glycerol phosphate synthase subunit HisF produces the protein MLTKRIIPCLDVKDGRVVKGIQFVGLRDAGDPVELARVYDEEGADELVFLDISASHEGRETMVDVVRQVAAELAIPFTVGGGINKLEDMKRVLRAGADKVSMNTAAVLRPELIREGADYFGTQCMVVAIDAKWEEETNSWRVYTHGGRTATEWDAVEWAIKAQEMGAGEILLTSMNADGSKDGFDVPLTKAIGEAVSIPVIASGGAGSSEDFLEVFHDASADAALAASIFHYKETSLSHVKDYLKQNGVAIR, from the coding sequence ATGCTGACGAAACGAATTATCCCGTGCCTTGATGTTAAAGACGGCCGCGTTGTGAAAGGCATCCAGTTTGTAGGTCTTAGAGATGCCGGCGATCCCGTTGAGTTAGCGAGAGTGTACGATGAAGAAGGAGCAGACGAGCTTGTTTTCTTAGATATCTCTGCTTCACACGAAGGAAGAGAAACGATGGTCGACGTGGTGCGGCAGGTGGCAGCGGAACTTGCTATTCCTTTTACCGTCGGGGGCGGCATTAATAAGCTTGAAGATATGAAACGTGTGCTTCGCGCTGGAGCGGATAAAGTATCGATGAATACCGCCGCTGTTCTACGACCGGAATTGATTCGTGAAGGTGCTGATTATTTTGGAACACAGTGTATGGTCGTTGCGATTGACGCGAAGTGGGAAGAAGAAACAAATTCATGGCGCGTTTATACGCACGGTGGTCGTACGGCAACGGAATGGGACGCTGTTGAGTGGGCGATCAAGGCTCAGGAAATGGGTGCAGGCGAAATTTTATTAACAAGTATGAATGCGGACGGAAGTAAAGATGGGTTTGATGTTCCGCTAACGAAAGCGATTGGCGAAGCTGTTTCCATTCCTGTCATTGCATCAGGGGGAGCAGGGTCTTCTGAAGACTTTCTCGAGGTTTTCCACGATGCTTCAGCAGATGCTGCTCTTGCCGCATCGATCTTCCACTATAAAGAAACCTCACTATCACACGTGAAAGATTACTTAAAACAAAACGGGGTGGCGATTCGATGA
- the hisA gene encoding 1-(5-phosphoribosyl)-5-[(5-phosphoribosylamino)methylideneamino]imidazole-4-carboxamide isomerase gives MPITIYPAIDMRGGKCVRLLQGDYNKETIYGDSPFDMAKQFADDGAEWIHMVDLDGAREGKRVNDRYVLEVANNLSARVQVGGGIRTEEDVSFYLENGVDRIILGSSAISDPDFVKKMLTKYKEKIAIGIDARDGYVAVEGWLKTSEIKAVDLGKELAEHGAEVFIFTDISKDGTLSGPNVEAIAELGEATGKEVIASGGISNLNDVKSLEQRSDSISGAIIGKALYTNQFTLKQALEV, from the coding sequence ATGCCAATTACCATTTATCCTGCTATTGATATGAGAGGCGGCAAATGTGTCCGCCTTTTGCAAGGTGATTACAACAAAGAAACCATTTACGGCGATTCGCCTTTTGATATGGCAAAGCAATTTGCTGATGACGGAGCCGAGTGGATCCATATGGTTGATCTTGACGGAGCAAGAGAGGGAAAGCGTGTGAATGATCGTTACGTTCTTGAGGTGGCCAACAACTTATCGGCGCGTGTACAAGTTGGTGGCGGTATTCGAACGGAAGAAGACGTTTCTTTTTACCTTGAAAATGGTGTTGATCGGATTATCCTCGGTAGTAGTGCCATATCTGACCCGGACTTTGTTAAAAAAATGCTCACGAAATATAAAGAAAAGATCGCGATAGGAATCGATGCAAGAGATGGGTATGTCGCAGTTGAAGGCTGGCTAAAAACTTCCGAAATTAAAGCTGTGGATCTCGGAAAAGAACTTGCTGAGCATGGAGCAGAGGTTTTCATTTTTACGGATATTTCAAAAGACGGAACGCTATCAGGTCCAAACGTTGAAGCGATTGCTGAACTTGGTGAAGCTACGGGTAAAGAGGTGATTGCTTCAGGTGGGATAAGCAATCTGAACGATGTGAAAAGCCTGGAACAAAGAAGTGACTCGATTAGCGGTGCAATTATCGGAAAAGCTCTCTACACGAATCAATTTACATTAAAACAAGCGCTGGAGGTCTAG
- the hisH gene encoding imidazole glycerol phosphate synthase subunit HisH — protein sequence MIGIIDYGMGNLYSVSKALERLGYDYFVSEDEKELAKATGLLLPGVGSFRDAMAILTETGLKAFIEKEVETGKPLLGICLGMQLLFEESDENGYAKGFSFLPGKVKKFPGKDAAGNAYKVPHMGWNKLVIHQPDSFLMNDVGDEHVYFVHSYYVDTDDRDVLISTADYAEEVPAVVGKGKVFGTQFHPEKSSHAGLAILKNYAQYVERNDA from the coding sequence ATGATCGGTATTATTGATTATGGCATGGGGAATTTATACAGCGTGAGTAAAGCGCTTGAGCGTCTCGGATATGACTATTTTGTTTCAGAAGATGAGAAGGAGCTCGCAAAAGCGACTGGACTTCTCCTTCCTGGAGTTGGTTCTTTTCGTGATGCGATGGCGATCTTAACCGAAACGGGCTTAAAAGCTTTTATTGAAAAAGAAGTGGAAACAGGTAAACCGTTACTTGGCATTTGTCTTGGCATGCAGCTTCTTTTTGAAGAAAGTGATGAAAATGGGTATGCGAAGGGCTTCTCTTTTTTACCGGGTAAAGTAAAGAAGTTTCCTGGCAAAGATGCAGCTGGTAACGCCTATAAAGTTCCGCATATGGGATGGAACAAACTAGTCATCCATCAGCCTGATTCCTTTTTAATGAATGATGTCGGAGATGAGCACGTGTATTTTGTTCACTCCTATTATGTTGATACAGATGATCGTGATGTTTTAATTTCAACAGCTGATTATGCTGAGGAAGTTCCGGCTGTTGTAGGAAAAGGAAAGGTGTTTGGCACCCAGTTCCACCCTGAGAAAAGCAGTCATGCCGGTCTTGCGATTTTAAAAAACTATGCCCAATACGTAGAAAGGAATGACGCATAA
- the hisB gene encoding imidazoleglycerol-phosphate dehydratase HisB, whose product MSEERKSSISRETSETSINLSFGVDGSGKTDLQTGVPFLTHMLDLFTKHGKFDLAIAANGDTEVDDHHTTEDIGICLGEALKQALGTKEGIKRYGNAFVPMDDALAQVVVDLSNRPHLEYRVELPSNRVGTFDTELVHEFLWKLAIEARMNLHVIVHYGHNTHHIIEAIFKALGRALDDATLIDPRVKGVPSTKGML is encoded by the coding sequence ATGAGTGAAGAAAGAAAAAGTTCCATTTCAAGAGAAACCTCTGAAACATCTATTAACCTATCCTTTGGGGTGGACGGAAGCGGAAAAACCGATTTGCAAACCGGCGTCCCGTTTCTTACTCACATGCTTGATCTTTTTACAAAGCATGGCAAGTTTGATTTAGCGATCGCGGCAAATGGTGACACAGAGGTTGATGATCACCACACAACAGAGGATATTGGAATTTGCCTTGGTGAAGCACTAAAACAGGCGCTTGGTACAAAAGAAGGCATTAAGCGATATGGCAATGCGTTTGTTCCGATGGATGACGCACTCGCTCAGGTTGTCGTGGATTTAAGCAATCGTCCTCACCTTGAATATCGTGTAGAGCTGCCATCAAACCGTGTTGGAACGTTTGATACTGAGCTGGTTCATGAATTTTTATGGAAGCTTGCGATTGAAGCAAGAATGAACTTACATGTGATCGTTCACTACGGACACAATACGCACCATATCATTGAAGCCATTTTTAAAGCGCTCGGACGTGCTCTAGACGATGCAACGCTAATCGATCCTCGAGTAAAAGGTGTGCCATCAACGAAAGGAATGCTGTAA
- the hisD gene encoding histidinol dehydrogenase, with the protein MKIVNRNEGISIKRSIEQGTEEQRQAVLSILSQVKATGDEAVKENTKKFDGADLTELRVSTEEIETAYRDLTDELITTIRQAAKNIQTFHERQRRQSWFTTAEDGTMLGQKVTPLDSVGVYVPGGKAAYPSSVLMNVIPAIAAGVQRIAMVTPPDSNGNVPSGVLVAANEVGVTEIFKVGGAQAVAALAYGTETIAPVDKIVGPGNIFVALAKREVFGIVDIDMIAGPSEIVVLADEHANPAYVAADLLSQAEHDERASAVLVTTSATLAERVQQEVKQQLVELPRAEIAATSIEDYGMIYVVDHLAEAVEAVNELAPEHLEIMVDEPMTLLGKIRHAGAIFLGPYSSEPVGDYFAGPNHVLPTNGTARFSSPLSVDDFIKKSSIISYSKEALRKNGNSIVALAKLEGLDAHARAVELRLEDLV; encoded by the coding sequence ATGAAAATCGTTAATCGGAACGAAGGCATTTCAATTAAGCGATCGATTGAGCAAGGAACGGAAGAGCAGCGTCAGGCTGTTCTTTCTATTCTTTCACAAGTTAAAGCAACTGGTGATGAAGCTGTTAAGGAAAACACAAAGAAGTTTGATGGAGCAGACTTAACAGAACTGCGCGTTTCAACTGAGGAAATTGAAACAGCCTATCGCGATTTAACTGATGAACTCATCACAACGATTAGACAGGCCGCAAAGAACATTCAAACGTTTCACGAGCGTCAGCGCCGCCAGTCATGGTTTACGACTGCTGAAGACGGCACAATGCTAGGACAAAAAGTGACGCCACTTGATTCTGTTGGTGTTTATGTTCCTGGTGGAAAAGCTGCTTATCCCTCATCGGTACTAATGAACGTAATCCCTGCGATCGCAGCAGGTGTACAGCGAATTGCGATGGTCACACCGCCTGACTCAAACGGAAATGTACCTTCTGGTGTTCTTGTTGCAGCAAATGAAGTAGGCGTCACGGAAATTTTTAAAGTTGGCGGCGCTCAAGCAGTTGCAGCACTTGCATATGGTACAGAAACAATTGCTCCTGTAGATAAAATCGTAGGACCGGGTAATATTTTCGTTGCTCTTGCGAAACGAGAAGTATTTGGGATCGTCGATATTGATATGATCGCTGGACCGAGTGAAATTGTTGTGCTAGCGGATGAACATGCGAATCCGGCTTATGTTGCAGCAGATCTTTTATCACAAGCTGAGCATGATGAACGGGCAAGCGCAGTTCTTGTAACAACATCAGCAACCCTAGCTGAGCGGGTTCAACAAGAAGTGAAGCAACAGTTAGTTGAACTTCCGCGCGCCGAAATTGCTGCAACGTCGATTGAGGATTATGGCATGATTTATGTCGTTGATCACCTTGCTGAAGCGGTTGAAGCTGTGAATGAGCTTGCTCCTGAGCACCTTGAAATCATGGTCGATGAACCGATGACGCTTCTCGGGAAAATTCGTCACGCAGGAGCGATTTTCCTTGGTCCTTATAGCTCCGAACCTGTTGGGGATTATTTTGCTGGACCTAACCACGTGCTCCCAACGAACGGAACCGCACGATTTTCAAGTCCATTGTCAGTAGATGATTTTATTAAAAAATCAAGCATTATTTCATATAGTAAGGAAGCATTGAGAAAGAACGGTAACAGCATCGTGGCGCTGGCTAAGCTTGAAGGGCTTGATGCTCACGCGAGAGCTGTTGAACTTCGATTGGAGGATTTAGTATGA
- the hisG gene encoding ATP phosphoribosyltransferase: MLTMAMPKGRIFEEAVELLRNAGYQLPPEFDDSRKLIIDIEEENLRFILAKPMDVPTYVEHGVADVGIAGKDVMLEEERNVYEVLDLKISGCYLAVAGLSDGPIKGVAPKIATKYPNVASNYFRQQGEQVEIIKLNGSIELAPLIGLADRIVDIVSTGRTLTENGLMETAFIEPITSRFIVNPVSYRTKDAIIDDMVERLSAVVEGESADENR, encoded by the coding sequence ATGCTAACGATGGCCATGCCGAAAGGGCGTATTTTTGAAGAAGCTGTAGAATTGCTTCGAAATGCTGGTTATCAACTTCCCCCTGAGTTTGATGATTCACGGAAGTTAATTATCGATATAGAAGAAGAAAATCTTCGTTTTATTTTAGCGAAACCAATGGATGTTCCAACATACGTTGAGCACGGCGTAGCGGATGTTGGGATTGCGGGTAAAGACGTCATGCTTGAAGAAGAACGAAACGTTTATGAAGTGCTTGATCTGAAAATCAGTGGCTGTTACCTCGCCGTTGCTGGACTATCGGATGGACCAATTAAAGGGGTGGCACCGAAGATCGCAACAAAATATCCGAACGTTGCTTCAAACTATTTCCGTCAGCAGGGTGAGCAAGTTGAAATCATTAAGCTAAATGGATCGATCGAGCTTGCTCCACTGATTGGTCTTGCGGATCGCATCGTTGACATTGTTTCAACAGGTCGAACACTAACGGAAAACGGCTTAATGGAAACGGCATTCATTGAGCCGATCACATCTCGCTTTATTGTAAACCCGGTAAGTTATCGGACGAAAGACGCCATTATTGACGATATGGTCGAACGTCTTTCTGCGGTTGTGGAAGGAGAGAGTGCAGATGAAAATCGTTAA